Proteins encoded together in one Vitis vinifera cultivar Pinot Noir 40024 chromosome 4, ASM3070453v1 window:
- the LOC109122461 gene encoding uncharacterized protein LOC109122461 has product MAGRTRGGRSERNEELETVREELREVRRELRETVELMRGQGSRRAGGTQGHEDSGHSHRRSHTERPVMSQMEAMKRFMVMQPPSFNGEPSVEAVEHWLRRMRRILVGLDIPEERRVGLATYMLVNKADFWWESMKRVYDTEVMTWEEFERIFLGKYFGEVAKHAKRMEFEHLIQGTMSVLEYESRFSELSRFALGMISEEGEKARRFQQGLRPAIRNILVPLAIRDYSELVKRALLVEQDIDETNQIREQKGDRKGKQRMGESFQGPQQRQRTQQFERRPSFYAGGGQIAQGVATNRVCYGCGSGDHLWRACPLRGTQQARPQSQGSSQQQSVVSFQPPQLQLPYYQMSQLPPSVQGTRTTTTSQTRSSQGSNARGRGRQTAGRVFALTPTEPEEDALLVEGMVLVYSTWVRVLFDTGATHSFISASCANALRLKSERVENLLLIDSPMGTNSRVDRICKGCVITLANRALNVDLRTLDMTGYDVILGMDWLAVYRAVIDCHRRRIIFCLPEGFEVCFVGGKCVSLPFSQSDPCYQYVLRKGSINFLACLRGKEKA; this is encoded by the coding sequence ATGGCGGGAAGGACCAGAGGAGGAAGATCAGAGAGGAATGAGGAGTTGGAGACAGTTAGAGAAGAACTCCGAGAAGTAAGAAGAGAGTTGAGAGAAACTGTTGAATTGATGAGAGGTCAGGGTTCCAGGAGAGCGGGAGGTACCCAGGGCCATGAGGATTCAGGCCACTCACATAGGAGGAGCCACACTGAGAGGCCAGTAATGAGCCAAATGGAAGCAATGAAGAGGTTCATGGTGATGCAGCCTCCATCTTTTAATGGAGAGCCCAGTGTTGAAGCAGTTGAGCATTGGTTGAGGAGGATGAGAAGAATTCTGGTGGGACTGGACATACCTGAGGAAAGAAGGGTAGGTCTGGCAACATATATGCTTGTGAACAAAGCTGATTTCTGGTGGGAATCAATGAAAAGGGTGTATGACACTGAGGTTATGACCTGGGAGGAATTTGAGAGAATCTTCCTAGGAAAGTATTTTGGGGAAGTGGCTAAGCATGCCAAGAGGATGGAGTTTGAGCACCTCATCCAAGGAACCATGTCAGTGTTGGAGTATGAGTCACGTTTCTCAGAGTTGTCTCGTTTTGCTTTGGGGATGATcagtgaggaaggagaaaaggcTAGGAGGTTCCAGCAAGGGTTGAGGCCTGCTATTAGGAACATATTAGTCCCACTGGCAATAAGGGATTATTCTGAGTTGGTTAAGAGGGCTTTGTTGGTGGAGCAAGACATTGATGAAACCAACCAAATTCGAGAGCAAAAGGGGGAcagaaaagggaaacaaagaatGGGGGAAAGTTTTCAGGGGCCACAGCAGAGGCAGAGGACTCAGCAGTTTGAGAGGCGTCCCTCGTTCTATGCAGGAGGGGGGCAGATTGCTCAGGGGGTGGCTACTAATAGAGTATGTTATGGTTGTGGATCAGGAGACCATTTATGGAGGGCTTGCCCATTGCGAGGCACACAGCAGGCTCGACCTCAGTCTCAAGGAAGTTCTCAGCAACAGTCAGTAGTGTCTTTCCAGCCCCCTCAGCTTCAGTTGCCTTACTATCAGATGTCACAATTACCCCCATCAGTGCAGGGAACCAGGACAACTACCACGAGTCAGACCCGCTCTTCTCAGGGGTCGAATGCTAGAGGTAGGGGAAGGCAGACAGCTGGGAGAGTTTTTGCCTTGACCCCAACAGAGCCAGAGGAGGACGCCCTTTTGGTGGAAGGTATGGTTTTGGTATATAGTACTTGGGTGCGTGTTTTGTTTGATACTGGTGCAACTCATTCTTTCATTTCTGCATCTTGTGCTAATGCATTGCGGTTGAAATCGGAAAGGGTAGAGAATTTGTTACTTATTGATTCTCCTATGGGTACGAACTCTAGAGTTGATAGAATATGCAAGGGGTGTGTTATTACCTTGGCAAATAGAGCACTAAATGTGGATTTGAGGACTTTGGATATGACTGGGTATGATGTTATTTTGGGAATGGATTGGTTGGCAGTGTATAGAGCGGTTATTGATTGTCATCGCCGCaggataatattttgtttgccAGAGGGATTTGAGGTTTGTTTTGTTGGAGGGAAGTGTGTTAGTTTGCCTTTTTCGCAGTCCGATCCGTGCTATCAGTATGTGTTGAGGAAGGGATCAATAAATTTCCTAGCTTGCCTTCGTGGTAAGGAGAAAGCCTAG